Proteins encoded within one genomic window of Babesia bigemina genome assembly Bbig001, chromosome : IV:
- a CDS encoding conserved hypothetical portein, putative has product MNRVKDALFASLQHMGVFAYGHECRVIDLFCGSGSVGLEALSYGATHCTFVDVSIQCCKATSLNALHCKFEDKESITSPWLHSITDTFDLLFACPPYEEIVYMDLMKQIANTTLLKPNSVVVVEYPREIAYLPWNIEDGKLLGYRNRKYGRTVVAIYCYKPKGTLLEACKNAQKEFVPTTYVRKRLKIEGFIAKESPDAPAII; this is encoded by the exons ATGAACAGGGTGAAGGATGCCCTCTTCGCATCGTTGCAACATATGGGCGTATTTGCGTATGGTCACGAATGCAG GGTCATTGACTTGTTCTGTGGCAGCGGTTCTGTGGGTTTGGAGGCGCTTTCGTATGGTGCCACGCACTGCACGTTTGTCGACGTCTCCATTCAATGCTGCAAG GCAACATCTCTGAACGCGTTGCACTGCAAATTCGAGGACAAG GAGTCCATCACGTCGCCTTGGCTGCATTCAATAACAGATACTTTTGATTTGCTGTTCGCATGCCCGCCCTACGAGGAGATAGTGTACATGGATTTAATGAAG CAAATCGCCAACACAACACTGCTGAAGCCCAACTCTGTCGTTGTTGTGGAATACCCGCGCGAAATCGCGTATTTACCCTGG AACATTGAAGACGGCAAGCTGCTTGGATATCGCAATCGCAAGTATGGTCGCACTGTTGTGGCCATTTACTGCTACAAACCAAAAGGGACTCTGCTAGAGGCGTGCAAAAATGCACAAAAAGAATTTGTACCAACCACATATGTGCGCAAGCGGCTGAAAATTGAGGGATTTATAGCAAAGGAGAGTCCAGATGCGCCTGCCATTATTTGA
- a CDS encoding -Golgi reassembly-stacking protein 1, whose protein sequence is MGGNTSRVIPTGGLRVHRVYPNGPAEDVGFEIFFDYIMEADHNSYSDDSDETLMSFTSYISSKENQEISLNVYNARKKSLRIVKMTPRKWDGVGLLGLSVRFAEFTAMDEGAHVLKVHEGSPASKAGLIPITDYLLATNLQLFVDSDCVRVHVGERINEEVPLYVYNSITESIRKTVITPRNDWGGAGTLGCDLANGYIHRIPLVKGIYNVPSEAPSADYNDGSGELTLDLSTAGSTVETASNIVTEGQCNVISLSIDSSVTEDEESPEEPYLPPSIATVQNNSSLMENDEHDSSNSEESDSESSDSDSSDDGKETPKAEKA, encoded by the coding sequence ATGGGCGGTAACACCTCCAGAGTCATTCCCACAGGGGGGCTACGCGTGCATCGTGTATATCCTAATGGTCCCGCTGAAGATGTTGGTTTCGAGATTTTCTTCGACTACATTATGGAAGCCGATCACAATAGCTATTCGGACGACTCGGATGAGACCCTAATGAGCTTTACGTCTTACATTAGCAGTAAGGAGAACCAGGAAATCTCGCTCAATGTCTACAACGCACGCAAAAAGTCCCTTAGGATTGTTAAAATGACACCACGCAAATGGGATGGCGTAGGTCTTTTGGGGCTATCAGTGCGATTTGCGGAATTCACAGCCATGGACGAGGGGGCTCACGTACTCAAAGTGCACGAGGGTTCACCGGCTAGCAAAGCAGGACTCATACCCATAACGGACTATCTGTTGGCAACAAACTTGCAGCTTTTCGTGGACAGCGACTGCGTCCGTGTGCACGTCGGTGAGCGTATTAACGAGGAAGTGCCGCTCTATGTATACAACTCGATCACTGAAAGCATCCGCAAGACAGTCATCACACCACGCAACGATTGGGGTGGCGCAGGAACACTGGGATGTGACTTAGCGAACGGATACATTCACCGCATCCCACTGGTCAAGGGAATCTATAACGTTCCTTCCGAGGCACCATCAGCGGACTACAacgacggcagcggcgagcTGACACTCGACCTGTCGACAGCAGGATCAACAGTGGAAACCGCAAGTAACATAGTAACGGAGGGGCAGTGTAACGTAATATCGCTATCGATTGATTCTAGCGTTACAGAAGATGAAGAATCTCCCGAGGAACCCTACTTGCCCCCGTCCATAGCTACTGTGCAGAATAACTCCAGCTTGATGGAAAACGACGAGCATGACTCTTCGAACAGTGAAGAAAGTGACAGCGAATCCAGCGACAGCGATTCAAGCGATGATGGCAAAGAAACTCCTAAAGCCGAAAAGGCTTAA
- a CDS encoding -Autophagy-related protein 3 encodes MRRVHDILTGAAGNLLPTTGFDFSEKGAVTPADFMAAGDAIVAEDSRWEWVSDGSSSALDCLNADKQYLCAYDIPCLRIPKLVTSEVGDWKLCELARDAEGPAFAHRTDSEIPSLEPRIVEGDCNDLYDNGTPSRPYRRYDISITYDRYYETPRIWLIGFDAFGLPLSHNEMLNDVPSVYAGRTVTVERHPYTAELNITVHPCYQMEALHRQKSSNAAYRPENAITFALQIWSSVLPMFCLLSQQENCQSQTEA; translated from the exons ATGCGAAGAGTTCACGATATACTGACCGGTGCCGCCGGGAATCTTCTGCCGACCACTGGTTTTGACTTTTCGGAGAAAGGTGCTGTAACCCCTGCCGACTTCATGGCAGCTGGCGATGCCATTGTTGCAGAAGATTCCAGATGGGAGTG GGTGTCCGATGGCTCCAGCTCTGCTTTGGATTGCCTAAACGCCGATAAGCAATACTTGTGCGCATACGATATCCCATGTCTCCGCATACCCAAACTC GTCACGTCAGAAGTAGGGGATTGGAAGCTATGCGAGCTCGCCCGTGACGCCGAAGGTCCCGCCTTCGCTCATCGTACAGACAGCGAAATCCCATCGTTAGAGCCGCGCATTGTCGAA GGTGATTGTAACGACCTCTACGATAATGGCACACCAAGCCGCCCGTATCGGCGATACGATATAAGCATAACCTATGACCGCTACTACGAAACGCCCAGAATATGGCTCATAGGCTTCGACGCG TTCGGGCTCCCGCTTTCACACAATGAAATGCTGAACGACGTCCCCTCCGTCTACGCCGGAAGAACGGTAACGGTAGAGCGCCATCCTTACACTGCGGAGCTGAACATAACCGTGCATCCGTGCTATCAGATGGAAGCGCTGCATAGGCAAAAGAGCAGCAATGCCGCATATAG GCCGGAAAACGCAATCACGTTCGCCCTGCAGATATGGTCCTCCGTGTTACCGATGTTTTGTCTGCTGTCACAGCAAGAAAATTGTCAATCTCAAACAGAGGCATAA
- a CDS encoding S1/P1 nuclease, putative, with protein MAKFILAPVLSLFGLYLLWIQRALAWNDLCREAIESTAMSAITMERLRRLKVILRGHDLVDYTWWAGEVIKRIPESARLHKQPQKDNTCVTFDSTCPDGMCLIEGSKYFFAYLMKSGYSITPNPTKFELPQFRYPKNVTFTPADALKYLMVLLADMHYPFNLDLDEPYSVGKKKVDVSAYPMWESLSMEKVGHAQPTLEEFISLIFMPHYIQKNEDSWYGSWTNVEILGSRYKVEQESFNRNTWDNFEIWATETANLNCAMIINRNDYKDDPNRIILSDSLMERLGLLVRFQIVLAGARIAIVMNYILSHREIAYCEKTGLLIEKNPNDRWSMDDIWFGAAIVAFCGICAAGAYVLFLLFKSMYKRNIKTHVDQALQGWKDRRKKKYTPHLDLHED; from the exons ATGGCGAAATTCATTCTCGCGCCCGTATTATCGCTTTTTGGGCTGTATCTTTTGTGGATACAGCGCGCACTAGCCTGGAATGACCTCTGCAGGGAGGCTATTG AGTCCACGGCTATGAGCGCAATTACCATGGAGCGCTTGAGGCGTCTCAAAGTCATCCTTAGGGGTCACGACCTCGTTGACTACACGTGGTGGGCAGGAGAGGTCATAAAGCGCATACCGGAGTCCGCCAGGCTGCACAAGCAGCCGCAGAAGGACAACACCTGCGTCACATTCGATTCAACATGCCCAGATGGAATGTGTCTGATCGAAGGATCGAAATACTTCTTTGCCTACCTGATGAAAAGCGGCTACAGCATAACTCCCAACCCAACCAAGTTTGAGCTGCCGCAATTCCGCTACCCGAAAAATGTCACATTCACACCGGCAGACGCCCTGAAGTACCTCATGGTCCTTTTGGCTGACATGCACTACCCCTTCAACCTAGATTTGGACGAGCCGTACAGCGTCGGCAAGAAAAAAG TTGACGTTTCGGCCTATCCCATGTGGGAGTCCCTTTCTATGGAGAAGGTAGGGCACGCGCAGCCCACGCTTGAGGAGTTCATCTCACTCATTTTCATGCCACACTACATACAAAAGAACGAGGACTCGTGGTACGGTTCCTGGACTAACGTTGAGATACTGGGTTCGCGATacaaggtcgagcaggagtCATTCAACCGCAACACCTGGGACAACTTCGAAATTTGGGCCACAGAGACGGCCAACCTTAATTGCGCAATGATCATCAACAGGAACGACTATAAGGACGATCCCAACAGGATTATCCTCTCTGATTCGTTGATGGAAAGGCTAGGACTCCTTGTCAGGTTCCAGATCGTCCTTGCGGGCGCCCGTATCGCTATTGTGATGAACTACATCCTCTCTCACAGGGAAATCGCATACTGCGAAAAGACTGGGCTGCTTATAG AGAAAAACCCCAATGACAGGTGGAGCATGGACGACATCTGGTTTGGGGCTGCCATCGTGGCGTTCTGCGGAATATGCGCG GCCGGAGCGTACGTTCTCTTCCTGCTCTTCAAGTCCATGTACAAGAGAAACATCAAAACACACGTCGACCAGGCGCTTCAGGGCTGGAAGGACCGCCGCAAGAAGAAGTACACGCCTCACCTCGACCTTCACGAGGATTAA
- a CDS encoding acetylCoA transporter, putative yields the protein MELNLPAGFPKPVALQEVPKGHSNYTWEDIKCMLVLLALYTVQGIPLGLRTALPLIIYDRVSYSQMAYLSCTALPFCLKLMWAPVVDVLYWRRLGKRKTWIIPIQIICAVLLLYGGFNNKMDRWVGQYGEPVDIFALTVYFTVLYMLMATQDIVVDAWALTILRPEMRMHTSTCNTAGQAIGINIAYMGFTTLNSREMRVYVDRVWGWIGWFFGVRSTDLIYEDEMELQPFVSLSGVTWIFGLITIIITIMMLKPAKMLAIALLTCNFFFVVENPAELQILEKGIHRDVFAAVTLLFVPIQIIFPPFVSHGKLTTISFKVTMGMHHSSASDILCKGLKIRLVTVVLYTGLVTVTGSFYAKESHSAFTSALFYTCFFSISVFRKVCELVVVVSFNGLFARVADPSVGGTYMTLLNTLSNVGEILPKMIGLWMIDVFSKAYGDGTDGLYLETLLCALGGVAFLPKFRSILTRIESFELSEWYLNKFADE from the exons ATGGAATTAAACTTGCCAGCGGGCTTCCCAAAGCCTGTGGCGTTGCAGGAGGTTCCAAAGGGACATAGCAACTATACCTGGGAGGACATAAAATGCATGCTTGTTTTACTGGCGCTGTACACGGTGCAGGGAATACCGCTAGGGCTGCGCACCGCGCTTCCGCTCATCATTTATGACAGAGTGTCGTATTCCCAGATGGCATATCTCTCATGCACAGCACTGCCATTCTGTCTAAAGTTGATGTGGGCACCCGTAGTAGACGTATTGTACTGGAGACGCTTGGGAAAACGGAAAACGTGGATTATCCCTATTCAGATCATCTGCGCGGTACTCCTTCTCTACGGAGGTTTTAACAATAAAATGGATCGATGGGTGGGGCAATATGGAGAGCCTGTGGACATTTTCGCACTCACCGTCTACTTCACGGTGCTGTACATGCTCATGGCAACGCAGGATATCGTGGTAGATGCGTGGGCACTCACGATACTTAGGCCCGAAATGCGAATGCACACGTCGACCTGCAACACCGCAGGACAGGCCATTGGCATCAACATCGCGTATATGGGATTTACAACTCTCAATAGCAGGGAAATGCGAGTCTATGTTGATCGTGTGTGGGGATGGATCGGATGGTTCTTTGGCGTCAGAAGCACAGATCTCATTTACGAGGATGAAATGGAGTTGCAACCATTCGTCTCACTCTCCGGAGTCACATGGATTTTCGGTTTAATAACTATCATAATCACA ATAATGATGTTGAAACCAGCAAAAATGCTCGCAATCGCCCTACTGACTTGCAATTTCTTCTTTGTAGTGGAAAATCCGGCAGAACTACAAATTCTTGAAAAGGGAATTCATAGGGACGTTTTCGCTGCGGTCACACTTCTGTTCGTGCCCATACAAATCATATTCCCGCCATTTGTAAGTCACGGCAAGTTAACCACCATATCATTCAAGGTGACAATGGGCATGCACCATTCGAGCGCGTCGGACATTCTGTGCAAGGGACTCAAAATACGACTGGTCACCGTAGTGCTTTACACAG GCCTGGTAACCGTTACGGGGAGTTTCTACGCGAAGGAGTCACACAGTGCATTCACAAGTGCACTTTTTTACACCTGCTTTTTCTCCATATCCGTTTTCAGGAAGGTTTGCGAGCTCGTTGTTGTAGTCTCATTTAATGGTCTGTTTGCTCGAGTGGCAGACCCTTCCGTTGGAGGGACCTACATGACGCTTCTGAACACCCTCTCGAACGTGGGAGAAATACTACCCAAGATGATAGGACTTTGGATGATTGACGTATTCAGCAAAG CATACGGGGACGGAACTGACGGTTTGTACTTGGAAACGCTGCTCTGCGCACTAGGCGGGGTCGCATTCCTCCCTAAGTTTAGGAGCATACTCACGCGCATTGAGTCGTTCGAACTCAGTGAGTGGTATCTGAACAAGTTCGCAGATGAATAA
- a CDS encoding GTPase activator protein, putative, with amino-acid sequence MDQHALCEQGSASSTKRDFVNELLSIGEPFSQLREEKWISMKNRGLAAFAKAHWNTFVRRTNRGIPQKYRWDSWKVALRFDVYAGTLAPKYETFANTTNEYTSIIQIDVPRTFPELKVFDVEAQQQLSRILHAYANYSPEVGYCQGMNFVAGESTSYSRKLLSVPWLCTLPSESVSNTCEIYDDYEGNYHLTTGLLLLVSGFNEVESYVAFVGLMREFGLAEFYMPSFPLIQKYIQAFEALTDDMWPDLHRHFQQEEISVAVFLHQWFLTMFVIILPLRTVVALWDYMLYNGLSSVLAVSLGLQYLLAPQMKQLKFEGIMSFLKNIKDADSKDDIRVGRIIVNQAYRITTTRGCLDSFILAQQAISLTNLPSFEAVGSGDATKRTASSAGRSKPNPLAAIVSQLGLSESPRDEM; translated from the exons ATGGACCAACATGCGCTGTGCGAGCAAGGCAGCGCGTCGTCGACCAAGCGTGACTTCGTCAACGAACTGCTG AGCATCGGAGAGCCCTTTAGCCAGCTGCGGGAGGAAAAATGGATATCCATGAAAAACCGTGGCCTTGCCGCGTTCGCCAAGGCGCACTGGAACACGTTTGTGCGCCGCACGAACAG AGGCATCCCCCAAAAGTACAGATGGGACAGCTGGAAGGTGGCTCTTAGATTCGACGTCTACGCTGGTACACTTGCTCCGAAGTACGAAACATTTGCGAACACGACAAATGAGTATACTTCCATCATACAAATTGACGTGCCTAG AACATTTCCGGAGCTAAAGGTCTTCGATGTTGAGGCACAGCAACAGCTTTCCCGCATCCTG CATGCATATGCAAACTACAGCCCTGAGGTCGGCTATTGTCAGGGAATGAACTTCGTTGCCGGTGAGTCAACCTCCTATTCTCGCAAGCTACTGTCTGTCCCGTGGTTGTGCACTTTACCATCGGAATCTGTTTCAAACACGTGTGAAATATATGACGATTACGAGGGCAATTATCATTTAACTACAGGTTTACTTCTCCTTGTTAGCGGTTTCAATGAGGTCGAGTCCTACGTGGCTTTCGTTGGACTCATGCGAGAATTTGGTTTGGCCGAGTTCTATATGCCATCGTTTCCGCTTATACAGAAGTATATACAGG CTTTCGAAGCTTTGACGGACGACATGTGGCCGGACTTGCACAGGCACTTCCAACAAGAGGAGATTTCTGTCGCGGTTTTCTTGCACCAGTG GTTCCTCACGATGTTTGTCATCATCTTGCCGCTGAggaccgtcgtcgcactctgggaCTACATGTTGTACAATGGTCTCTCAAGTGTTTTGGCGGTTTCTCTCGGGCTTCAATACCTGTTGGCCCCGCAAATGAAACAGCTGAAGTTCGAAGGCATCATGAGCTTCCTGAAGAACATCAAGGACGCTGACAGCAAGGACGACATCCGAGTCGGGCGCATAATTGTCAATCAGGCATACCGGATCACCACAACACGAGGTTGTCTGGACAGTTTTATTTTGGCGCAACAGGCCATATCGCTAACCAACCTGCCGTCGTTCGAGGCGGTTGGTAGCGGTGACGCGACTAAACGTACGGCTTCATCCGCCGGCAGGAGCAAACCCAACCCGCTAGCAGCGATTGTATCCCAGCTTGGTCTATCGGAGTCTCCGAGGGATGAAATGTGA